The sequence CTTTACAGATCTCCGCCACATCAAAGGGACGAGACCGGATCAAAAATGGATGGCAGGGAGTGCGTTTAATCCTCCATCTCCTTGAACAGCCTGCTTATGCCGCTCTTGGCGATGGAGAATGTCGGGACACCACCCGTGATCATGCATATCTCAAGGGTCTCCAGGATCTCCTCCTTTGTTGCGCCGTAGTTCACAGCGACCTTCGCCTGCGGGTACACGCAGTCCTCACACATTCTCGTTATAACACAGGCCAGAGCGATGAGCCTCTTCGTCTTTTTGTCGAGTGCGCCATCCTCCAGGAGCACCCTGTCGAGCCTCTCGATGAGCTCCACGAGCTCAGGCCTGTGGTCGTATATCGCCTTGAGCGTCTCGGGAACATAGCCACCCATCTTATCCCCAAGAGCTCGCATTATCTCGCCATGCCTATCCCCACATCCGCACATGGTTTTTACCTCCTTTTCTGCTCTGAGTAGCTTCTCACCAGCATTCTGCCCCATCCACAGGCCCTCTCGCTGGAGAGATGCCTCTGAATTTTACGAGCTTTCCACTGATTTGTTTTATATCCCTGAGATATATGGTTTGCGGGATTGCTCTGGACAAAATCCGGCCTGCTCCAGAATTCTCCTCACTTCTCCAGGACGATGGTAACTATATCCCCATCGCTCAGGATGTGATCGAGCCCTGCGCGCTGGCCGTTGTGCTTTGCAGATGATCCCCAGACGGTTGCGTACCTGAAGCGCTGCCTGAAGTCCTTGTGTATCCTGTCGCAGAGGTCGCCTATGTTAGCTCCCCTTCTCATTATCATTGGCTCGTCGAGATCCGGCGGCTTTCCCTGCGGCTTCATGAAAATCCTTATGAGATCCAGCCGCTCGAATATCTCATCCTTCAGCCTGTCGAGACCTGTGCCATCGATGGTCGATATTGGAATCACATCCCCATCGAGCTCCCGCTCCTCCGGATCCAGGATGTCAACCTTGTTCATCACATGTATGGCCTTTATGTAGCGCCTGTTGGTCTCCAGGGCATCGATGAACCTCTCCTGGGTGAGCCTCTCCCTTATCAGAACATCTGCGCTGTGTATCCTGTACTCCCTCAGTATGGCCTCGATCGATCCCTTGTCTATCCCGGGGTCGACGGTGCTCGTCACACTTATGCCGCCTCTCGATGTTTTTCTTATCAGTACCGATGGAGGATTCTGGTTCAGGCGGACACCGCTCTGGTAGAGCCTGTTCAGGTAGGGATCC is a genomic window of Methanothrix sp. containing:
- a CDS encoding TGS domain-containing protein; protein product: MSIEDEIRALEEEILRTQKNKATEHHIGRLKAKIARLREEQERRTAARVKKGGGVRKSGDATVTLVGPVGAGKSTLVNRLTGARTSEDPYSMEITPGILQHRGAKIQILDVPDITVSGDALSAVRDSDLVLLVTEPYGGSLDPYLNRLYQSGVRLNQNPPSVLIRKTSRGGISVTSTVDPGIDKGSIEAILREYRIHSADVLIRERLTQERFIDALETNRRYIKAIHVMNKVDILDPEERELDGDVIPISTIDGTGLDRLKDEIFERLDLIRIFMKPQGKPPDLDEPMIMRRGANIGDLCDRIHKDFRQRFRYATVWGSSAKHNGQRAGLDHILSDGDIVTIVLEK
- a CDS encoding carboxymuconolactone decarboxylase family protein translates to MCGCGDRHGEIMRALGDKMGGYVPETLKAIYDHRPELVELIERLDRVLLEDGALDKKTKRLIALACVITRMCEDCVYPQAKVAVNYGATKEEILETLEICMITGGVPTFSIAKSGISRLFKEMED